CAAAGCAAGCAAAGGCAGGCCAGACTAAGGCTTAAATTCTACGAAATTTATTTAGGATTTACTACAAGCcagtatttcttttttttttttttgaaagcttATAGTTGTAAACCCTGTAATAATATTAATACATTCCCCGAATAACCGATGGCAGATCAAGCAGCAGCCATGACAGCGACAAACTATTTGTACTAGTAAACACTGCAACTCAAGTTCAGATCAGGCCTCCACCATTGATGAAGCTCATGAGCAGAAATCACATCTTGGCAAGGATAGAGATTCACTGTCAGATTTGCCGAAGGAAGCAAATGAAGTGGTTCCGTAGTGTCAATACCCTTTATTCCCACTGCACTCATTGCCATATTCCCTAGTGAATGCTGGCTTGTTAGCCTTGCAAGACCCCCAGCTCCAATGTCTTCAATCTTTTTCCTATGCTTGAAGTAACCAATATATCCAGAACATATGGGGTCTAAATGATTCACAAACAGACATGGAATCCACCCAGATATTGCGGCAAATGATGAATCTTGAAAACCATTTGAATTGTTATGATTATCACTTGCAGCAGCTGCAAACGCAATGCCAGCTTTGATTAAAGTGCCAGCAAATCGAAGTCCATGCCTGTTGT
Above is a genomic segment from Gossypium arboreum isolate Shixiya-1 chromosome 8, ASM2569848v2, whole genome shotgun sequence containing:
- the LOC108488592 gene encoding GDSL esterase/lipase At4g10955-like — translated: MNDRKNQSLTTENIAITGALNTMLKTDQEFIDEKITVCTSMMNQSCYLICQHGLRFAGTLIKAGIAFAAAASDNHNNSNGFQDSSFAAISGWIPCLFVNHLDPICSGYIGYFKHRKKIEDIGAGGLARLTSQHSLGNMAMSAVGIKGIDTTEPLHLLPSANLTVNLYPCQDVISAHELHQWWRPDLNLSCSVY